GCAGCAGGAAGTCCACCCAGTAGCCGCCGCGGTTGAACGCGAGATAGCTCCCGGGCACGCCTACGAGGAGGGCGCCGGCAATGCACACGAGGGTTCCCGCGAGGGGGCGGAGCAGAACCAGGACCACGCCGGCGACGAGAATGACGGTAACTTGAAGCCCCAGGCTGGTGAGCCAGCCAGAAGGGCGGATGAAGCTCCGGGTTACCAGCATGTGCACGACGTTCGCGTGGACCTCGACTCCGGGCAGGAGCCCGTACGGGGTCGAGAAGAAGTCCCGGCTCTCCGGGAACGTGCCGCCCACCAGGACGATACGGTCCCGGAGGGGGTTGTCGCGCGCGACCTCGAGGGCCGGGTCACTGAGGGGAACCACCGCGCCGCTCGGGATGGTCAGAAAGCTCCTCGCCGGCCCGACGAAGTTGATCCGCCACAGGTCGCCCGGTCGGACGGCGACAGGTGGGTCTCCGGTCAGGTCCCAGCGCCCTCCAGACCGCCACACCGGAAGCGCGATCAGCCCGCCCCGGGTCCTGAGCACGGTCTCCAGGGCGACCCGATCCATACCACCAAGGCGCGCGGCAATGGCCAGGCTGAGGGCGGGTTGAGGTGGACGCGAGCCTTGCGGGATCAGGAGCGCCGCGCGCCGGATCAAGCCGTCGTCGTCCACCGGCATCCTGTCGGAGCCGAAGACCGCCGCGCGCAGGAAGTCCGGGTCGGCCAGCGGTCCCGTCCCCGGCGTATCTGTCAGGACGACCCGGCTCACCCCGTCATGGCTGAAGTCGAGGACAGCGCGGGCCAGCGCGGCATCTTCGCCGGCGGTGGCCGGCGCAGCCAGTGTGATATCGGCACCCACGACCGCAGCGCCACTTCGCTGAAGGGCTTTGAGGAGCCGGGCAAGATACTCTCGTGAGAGGGGTTGACGCCGCCCCAACGACTCGAACGCGTCGTCGTCAATCGCGACGATGACGACGTCGGAGGCGAACCGCGTCCCCTGGAGGCGCAGGAGCAGATCCAGGGCCCGGGTCTGCAGGGCCTCGAGGTAGCCCATGGCCGAGGCGCCCGTCACCAGGAGGCTCGCGGCGATGCCCACGCCCCAGAGCTGGAGCAGGCGGGCCCGGCGCTGCCGCCACCAGTCGCCAAATCTCATCCGAACCCGCTCGCGCTCTAGCGCCCGCTCACCTTCACCAGCGGCAGGACTCCTTCCAGCTCCCCCTTCATCACCGGGTGCTGGTTCCCCCCCACCGCCCGCGACTTCTGCGTAACCTGCTGCTCGACGTACTCGTACAGCTCCTGCAGCGACACGATCCCGTCCCGGTTCAGGTCGCCTGCCCCTTTGAGTGCCTGGACCAGGTAGTAGGTGAAGATGCCGTGCCCCAGCTCAGGCAGCTCGATGGAGACCTCCGCCGGCCGTGAGGCAGTGATAATGGCCCGCCCCTTCGAGCGCGTCAGCCGCTCCAGGAACTGGTCATCCACGCTCGTCGCCCGCGTCTTCTTCGAGGCGAACGTCCGCCCCCCCGCTGCCCCGCTGTAACAGGTATCCAGGAAAACTACCACCCGCTCGGCCTCGTTGCGGGCGAAGACAGTCTGCAGCTCATCCATCGGCAGCGCCGTGGAGTACAGATCGTCCGGCTCCGCGTCAATAGGGACCAGGTACTTGGCGAAGCCATCGCGCTCGACTCCCCGCTGGTCCACCTCCGGCGCGCCGTGCCCCGCAAAGAAGATCAGCACGGTGTCGTCCTTCTTCGCCGACCGCGCCAGGAAGGTCCCGAGCGCCCACTTGATGTTTCGGAGCGTGGGCTTCTTCTCCGTCTTGTCCGTCAGGAGCAGCACGTGCTCCTTCTTGAAGCCCGCCGGCCCGGTCAGAATCTGGTAGATCGCCTCGGCATCCGGCACCGTGTAGCGGAGCTGGGGGATTTCCGGACTCTCGTAGCGCCCCGCCCCGATCACCACCGCCCAGCGGTCCCTGGTGGGTGGCGCTGGGGGCGGCGGCACGGCTACTGCCACCTTCGGCGGGTCGTAAATGACCGTGCGAATCTCCTGGCGAAGGGTGCCGTCGGGCTCGGCGGCGGTGACTACAATGGCGTTGGCCCCCTCCCGAAGCGTAAGCGGCGCGGTCACGACCAGGGACTTCTGGGGAGTGCGCTCGCTCTGCTGATGCACCTCCACTCCGTTCAGGATCACGCTGACCTTCGCTACCCCCTTGCTCGAGGTGATCACCGCGGCCACCACGCTGGCCTCCTCGCTCACGCGTGACCGGTCCTCGGGATAACGGAAAGCCACGCTGAGAGGCACGAGCTTCTCGTAGTGGACCGTGCGGACCTCCTGGTGGATCCGCCCGTCCGCCTCGGTGGCCGTGACGACGAGCGTGTTCTGGCCCTCGCGGAGCTTGATGGGGAGGTTCACCGGCAGGGCAGACTGCGGAGTCCGCTCCTCCAGGCGCGAGACCTCCACGCCATTAAGCGTGACAACCACGCGACTGACTCCCTTGCCGCCCGACACCAGCCCGGCCAACCCGATGCTCTCGTGGTCCACGCGGGCCTGATCTTTGGGTGAGGAGAGCGTCATCTGCAAAGGCGGCAGGGCGGCGACCGCAGGTGGCGCAGGTGGAGGCGACGGTACCGCTGGCGTGGGCGCAGCCGGAGGGACCGGTTTCGCCACGACGGGTGGCGGCACCGCCGGGACCGGCGCCGTAGCCACGGGAGGTGGCTCAGGCTCCGGCGGTTTCGCGGGAGCAGGCGGAGACTCCACGGGCCTCGCCGGAAGTGCAGGTTTGGCCACGACCGCTGGAGGTACCGCCGGGGCCGGCGGGGGCGCGACCTTGGCGGTCTCCGGCGGGTGCGTCGCTTTAGGAGACGGTTTGGCCGCGACGGGCGGGCCCGGCGTCGGAGTCGGCGCAGGCGTAGGGGGTGCGGCCATCGACACT
This genomic interval from Candidatus Rokuibacteriota bacterium contains the following:
- a CDS encoding adenylate/guanylate cyclase domain-containing protein, producing the protein MRFGDWWRQRRARLLQLWGVGIAASLLVTGASAMGYLEALQTRALDLLLRLQGTRFASDVVIVAIDDDAFESLGRRQPLSREYLARLLKALQRSGAAVVGADITLAAPATAGEDAALARAVLDFSHDGVSRVVLTDTPGTGPLADPDFLRAAVFGSDRMPVDDDGLIRRAALLIPQGSRPPQPALSLAIAARLGGMDRVALETVLRTRGGLIALPVWRSGGRWDLTGDPPVAVRPGDLWRINFVGPARSFLTIPSGAVVPLSDPALEVARDNPLRDRIVLVGGTFPESRDFFSTPYGLLPGVEVHANVVHMLVTRSFIRPSGWLTSLGLQVTVILVAGVVLVLLRPLAGTLVCIAGALLVGVPGSYLAFNRGGYWVDFLLPVIATSLLGLGADALARRRFRDSFGRHVSREVLAEVLAEAPSLGGERREVSVLFSDLRGFTTLSEKMPAEAVAARLNEYFAAMTSAIFAHRGMINDFIGDAVMAIFGAPLADPDHALHAAQSAVAMDQALQELNQRWEAAGLPVLRMGIGIHTGEVFAGNIGGEARVKYTVIGDTVNVASRLEGLNKELGTTILVTEETRILLEGRVDVKDRGEMPVKGRTHPLRVYELLAVHPDGGSRARG
- a CDS encoding caspase family protein, with the protein product MDHESIGLAGLVSGGKGVSRVVVTLNGVEVSRLEERTPQSALPVNLPIKLREGQNTLVVTATEADGRIHQEVRTVHYEKLVPLSVAFRYPEDRSRVSEEASVVAAVITSSKGVAKVSVILNGVEVHQQSERTPQKSLVVTAPLTLREGANAIVVTAAEPDGTLRQEIRTVIYDPPKVAVAVPPPPAPPTRDRWAVVIGAGRYESPEIPQLRYTVPDAEAIYQILTGPAGFKKEHVLLLTDKTEKKPTLRNIKWALGTFLARSAKKDDTVLIFFAGHGAPEVDQRGVERDGFAKYLVPIDAEPDDLYSTALPMDELQTVFARNEAERVVVFLDTCYSGAAGGRTFASKKTRATSVDDQFLERLTRSKGRAIITASRPAEVSIELPELGHGIFTYYLVQALKGAGDLNRDGIVSLQELYEYVEQQVTQKSRAVGGNQHPVMKGELEGVLPLVKVSGR